From the genome of Medicago truncatula cultivar Jemalong A17 chromosome 2, MtrunA17r5.0-ANR, whole genome shotgun sequence:
CATCGACCCCCCATCCTAACAAAAACATCTCCCTCACCGTAACACCTTTATTTTCTGACAACTCAAAAAGTCTAGAGAAAGCCACTGCCAGCGGAACATTTAACAACCAAGAATCCTTTCAAAACATGGTGGTACTCCCATCACCTACCTTCCTGACTATGTTATCAACCAACCACGTAGACTCAACCAACCTCACACCAGCTCTAATTTGGTTTAACTGACGCCACCAAATCGACCCAACACCCTCACAAAACCGCACCCTCCCTCCAAACTCACCGTATTTCGCACGCAACACCACATTCCATAAACTTTCCTTATCCTCCAAAACCCTCCACACCCACTTTCCTAATAAAGACATATTAAACTCCCGCAATCTTTTCACACCCAAACCCCCATTCTTCttattcaaacaaatattatctcatttaatccaagaaattttcctaGAATCCTCACCACCACcccaaaaaaaagtaataaaaatagaatcaaGGATAGAAATGATACCTGAGGAagctttgaagaaagaaaggaaataaaccGGTTGCACCTATTGCGTCATCTTCaaagttgattattttttgaTTGTACTCCTTTCAAATGACAGCTAGCAAAGGGGTGCCATGGATTCTATCATTTCAATTGCAGCTAAAATTTCTGAATTTACGGTTGCACCTATTGGACAACAATTTGGTTACATAATATATTACAAGGGCAACCTTTTAAGGGTGACAGCCGCTATCCAAAATCTGGAGGGATTAAAAGACAGTGTGCAACACACTGTTGATGAGGCTAGACGGAATGGAGAAGAGATTGAAAATATCGTCCAGAACTGGCTGAACAAAGTAAACTACACCATTGCTGAGGCCAAGAAACTTATTGACACAGAAGGCCATGCAAAAGCTCAATGTTCCATGGGACACTTCCCTAATCTGTACACAAGGCACCAACTTAGCAAGAAGACCAAAAAGGCAATACAAGAGATTTCTGATGTCCTAGAAGAAGGAAAATTTGAGAGAATTTCTTACCGCACTGCTTCTCAAGTCACAGTCACACCGTTCGGGAGAAGTTATGAAGCCCTGGACTCTAGGACATCAATGTTGAATGAGATTATGCTGGTATTGAAGGATCCTAACATCTTCGTTATTGGGGTCTATGGGATGGGTGGAGTGGGGAAGACAACACTAGTGAAAGAGTTAGCTTGGCAAGCTGAGAATGATGGGTCGTTTAGTGCTGTAGTCATGGCTACTATCACTGATTCTCCAGATGTGGAAAAAATTCAAGGCCAAATTGCTGATGCGTTGGATCTAACTTTTAACAAGGAAACCAAAGAAGGAAGAGCAACACAATTACGGGAAAGGATAACCAAGGAGAAGAGTATTCTTGTTATTCTGGATGACATTTGGGGGAGACTTGATTTGGCAGATCTGGGGGTTCCTTTTGGTAATGATCACAAAGGATGCAAGTTGGTGGTTTCATCCAGAGATCTTAATGTCTTGAACCGTGAGATTGGCACTCAAAAAGAATTTAGacttgaagttttatttgaggATGATAGTTGGAAATTATTTGAGAAAATGGCAGGTGATGTTGTTCAAGAATTCAATATAAAGCCAATTGCAGAAAAAGTGGCCAAATGTTGTTCTGGTTTGCCCCTTTTGATAGTTACAGTGGCAAAGGCTTTGAGGAAAAAACATGTCTCTGCTTGGAAGGATGCCTTAAATGAATTAGAGAGATTTGATGAAGAAGGGTTGCATAAGAAAGTTTACTCTACTCTTGAATTGAGTTATAATTGTTTAGAGAATGAGGAACTAAAATTGCTATTCTTATTCATTGGTTCATCTGGAGTAAACGATGTCCACACTGGAGAACTATTTTCATGTTCATGGGGATTTGGCTTATATAAACATGCTCGCACATTGACAGATGCAAGAAACAGATGCTACAAATTAATAAATGATCTCAAGGCCTCTTCATTGTTACTTGAGTCTGAAGCCGAATTAGTTAGCATGCATGATGTTGTTAGAGAGGTGGCTAAATCAATTGCATCTAGGCTTCATCTTTTCTATGGCGTGCAAAGGTATACTGTACTGAAAAAATGGCCAAAGATAGATCGGCTTCAAAACTTAGATGCAATTGTTGTGCCTTGGTCTTATATTCACGAGCTTCCTGAAAAGTTAGATTGCCCAGAATTGAAACTACTTGTACTTCAAACTATAGGTGACCATATGAAAATTCCCGATGAGTTTTTTTCTGTGATGAGAGAACTGAAGGTTCTTGAATTATATGGGATGATGTTGACACCTTCTCCACCTCCTTCCCTCCGTCTCTTGACAAACATTCAATCATTGGCCCTTACTGGATGTGTGTTAGGTGACATTTCAATAGTTGCAGAGCTGAAAAGTTTAGAGATTCTCAGCCTTGAAAAATCTGATATTACTGACCTTCCAAAAGAAATCGGACAACTTGCTAATCTTCGGATGCTGAATCTGACAAACTGCTCTCAACTCAGATTCATTCCTGCAAATCTTATTTCAAGCTTGAAGTGCCTGGAAGAGTTGTACATGGGAAATTGTTTTATCCAATGGAACGTCAAGGGAAACAATGATGAAAGCAACAATGCAAGTCTAGAGGAGCTAAGTAATTTGTCTCATCTAACTACTTTAGACATAATGATTCAAGATGCTTCAGTTTGGCCAATGGACTTGCAGGTCTTTGAAAAACTTGAAAGATACAACATCTTTGTTGGTGATATATGGAAATGGTCTTTGTTTATGGCTGGAGGTGCATCTGAATCATCAAGAACACTTAAGCTCATGGAGAGAGGGAGTTCAAGCATTATTTTGGATCACGGATTTAACTTCTTGTTGAATTCAGCTGAGGACATGTGCCTAGCCAGATTACAGTGTGGTAGAGATGTCCTTTCAGAACTAAACACAGAAGGCTTTCCACAATTAAAGCACCTGTGCATCCAAGACAGTGCTGAACTGAAGTTCATCATTAACTCAATGAGGTGGATTCATACCTATCCTGCTTTCCTCAGCTTAGAGACTTTGGTTCTTCAAAATCTGTTTAATCTGGAAAAAATTTGTCATGGCCCAATTCCAATTCAATCTCTTACCAGATTAAAATCTATTGAAGTCAAAGGTTGTGAAAAGTTGAAGCATCTGTTTTGGTATTCCCTCGTTAGTGACCTTCCTCAActtcttgaaataaaaatttctgATTGCAAAATGATTACAGAAATAATAGCTGTGCAAACATCGGAAGCTAATACAGAGATCAACAAGATTCTGTTCCCCAAGTTGCGTTCTCTTGAACTTGAACGTTTGCCCAGTCTCATTAGTTTCTGTTCTGTGCCTTTGACAGCTGCACAATGCACACCTTTGGCACTAATTGATAAAAAGGTAAGAATGCGATTTTACTAACAGTGAagtatttttgtttcattaaatccTATATCTTTCCATTATCTCACCATCTCACTTTatcttggtttttctctcaacataaattaatattacaaaTGAGATCtttatgagaatttttttgttaacaggTTGGGATGCCCCATCTTGAACTCTTGGAGCTGTCTAATATCACCTCTAGGAGATTGTGGGATGACAACTTTCCAGGTCATTCTTGCATTCAAAACTTGAGGAGTTTGACGATTGACAAATGTGGTAGCATAGCTTACACATTTTCGTCCTCAGTGGCTAGAGAACTTGTAAACCTGCAATATCTTGGCATTAATAATTGCCTGATGTTGGAAGAGATATTTGTCTCCGATGGAAATTTGGGCAGTGTAACTTCAACTCAGAAACCATTTTCTGATGATGAGGTGAGCACTATCTCTAATTCTGTAATTGTTAATAACTATAGTATGATTTCCTTTTTAGGTCTGCTGCTTGTGCAATTAACCATTAAAGATCTAAGCATATTCCTGAATGTAGGTTATATTTCCAAACTTGGAGACATTGGAAATCTCCCACGTGAAACACTTGAAGTCAGTTTGGCCCAATCAACTAGCTCCAAATTCCTTCTGCAAACTAAAGCAGTTGAAAATTGAATCCTGCCATAAGTTATCAAATGTATTTCCATCTTATGTTCTTGATAAATTACAGAATCTGGAGAGATTGACTATAAGTGATTGTCCTGCACTAGAAGTAGTATTTGAAGCACAAGGTCTAAAAGCAGACGGGAGTAGACAGATGAGGCTGGATATGAAATTGAGAACTCTCACTTTGAAAAATTTACCATCGCTGAAACATATATGGAATGGGAATCCTAATGAAACCTTCAACTTTCAAAACCTCTGCCTCTTGAAAGTTACTGAATGCGACATCCTTAATCATATTTTTCCTCTCTCTGTGGCTAAAGAGCTTCAACATCTCCAAGGGATTCATATCAAAGAATGTGGCGTAGAGATTATTGTGGCTCATGATGAAATAGCAGACACAATTCCAATGTTTATTTTCCCAAAACTAACGTCTCTATGTTTTCGAGAGTTGCCACAACTTCGAAGCTTCTACCGTGTATCACATACCTTGGATTGTCCTGTATTAAAAGATGTGGATGTGTTTCATTGCGACGAACTCCCACTATTTAAGCCAAAGGCTCTAAATAACCGAGATAATGTCCCAGTTGATACACTACCCCTTCTGTCAATTGAAAAGGTACAATTTACATCTCAATACTGTGCCCTCAAATGTCATTTAGTTGCTGCTATACACAAAAAACGTCAATTTTTATAGGTGTCTAGCAATGTGTTCTTTTCTCgttgaaaaaataaacaaatgtgAGTGTTAGTTTCATTCCATGTTTATATGATTGTCTCTAAATATAATTTCGAAATATGAATAGAGTACAAATGCTAATATGGTTAAATAGGCAACTCTATAACTAGCGGGACTGATTAATTGGTTGACTACAATTATCACgcttaattatataaaatgtgCTATTTACAACAGTCAGGAAAACGACAAGcattattcttttctttatatGGCTATTATCTTGAATCTGATTACGTGTGTTTCCTAGGTTGCTACCAATACAGGGGAGCTTATTCTGAATTGCAAGGATGTCACCATGTTATGCAGCGGTGAACTTAATGATGGGCCTATCTACAAAGTGAAAGCTCTTCGCTTGCGATGTTTTCATGATGAATCTGTCAAATTTTCAACTGGTTTCCTTCAAAGATTTATCAATCTCAAAAACCTTAAGGTGACATGTAGTTCCTTCACATATATATTTTCGAGTGGAAGCGAATGGACTGGACATTCTGAAACAATTATGAAGTTGGAAAGTTTAGAACTCATTAAGTTACAAAACCTCGAATTTATATGTGAAGAGAATTTTGAGGTGCACCCTGTTCTTCAAGATATTGAAAGATTGGTAGTAAATTCATGCTCTAGACTAAAGAATATATTTCCGTCGTCATTTCTATTTGAGAATTTACAGAAATTGGTGGTGGGCCATTGTGCTGGATTGGAAAGTATTATGAAACCATCAACAGCTAGAAGTTTACAAAATCTTAAAGAATTATACATACATTGTTGTGGAAAGATTGAAGAAATAGTAGCAagtgatgatgagaatgatgcTTCTGagctaatttttatgaaattggaGTTTTTGCAACTGAGTAATTTACCAACGCTAAGAAGTTTTTGCAAGGGAAAACATGGCTTCAAATTTCCACTACTGCCGAAGTTATTTGTAATAAATTGTCCCATGATGGAAACTTTCTCACATGGAGTGTTGAATGCACCTAAGCTTCGAGCAGTACATGTGAAGAGACAAGGTGAATGTCATTGGAATGGTGACATTAATACTACTATAAGAAAATTTGCTGCGAAAAAAGGTAATGTTTACCAAATTGATCATCTCCAATCATGATTCAAATGCTATTGTTTGCATTCTCACACTGTTGTTgctttttcttgtttatgaaTATCCAGAACTCTAAGGATGAATGAGTTTGTCCtcaaaatttgaatgaaggCTCAAGTCGATAATTCCTCGCAACCACCTGGTAATTCAGAATCAGCACATTGGGCTTTTctttccgtttttttttttttattatattacatGTTCTTCAAAATTTTGTCGGTTTAATTGCCATACATATCCTTTGTCTGTGTCATTTTGACAattgttctttctttttattttctacaGGGTGTATCGACATGTTTTGGGTGTGAGGTTAATCGCTAATGGCACAAAGCGTTTACAACCATCATGGTGTATCGCGTTTTTGAGATTGAATGAGTGGATTTTAATGGCAGCTACTTCAGAAGTTACTATGAGTGTCGCTTTCTACATTTCTAGTTTTGTTACTATGCATTGATTTGTTCATAAGCGTTCTCCTGGATGCATGTAGAGTGTCTCTACAGAACCTACTTGTTTATTTGCTTGTCTGGTATTTTACAGCAGAATACATAACCTATGTATGAATACACTATTTGTCTCATTACTAATTTTAGTCTCGAGAGATATGCAAATATACCTGTAGTTTTAATAAAGTACTAAGCTCCCCTCTGTTTTAGCACAGTTGATCAAGGTTAGATTGAAATGGCATTGTCCCTGAATCCTTTTGTTCTGTTTGTCTCTAAGCAACAAAATGCAGAAAATAGTACACAACTCCAAAAGTGTTGTTGTATGAGTGACTAGTGTGACTTTAGGTTCATAAAAAGATAGAGAATTTTTCTATGTTTAGtgaataattatgattattatatttttactttttgagTCTCTTCATTTTAGAGAAATTTTGTACTATGTATGAGAAAAGAAATACCCCCATTCAAGTTTGAGGaactaacctttttttttaaatcctcTCCTCCTTTTCTAAACTCGCCTTAAAGAATAAGAAAGTTGTGTTATAAAGAACGTACCTATAAAGAACGTACCATGTGTATTTGTGGCTAAGCAATATATGTTggtgatttccaaaataatggaatcaTTTTAGAACCAAAAGTTGTAACTCTTCATGGGAACCATTCATGTACATtggaacattattatttattattgatacTGAACCATGACATTGATTCAAGTATATATGGTTATAATCTTTGGCAAAAGGGTGCTTAATGAACCATAATATTGATTCAAGTTAAAGGGGTG
Proteins encoded in this window:
- the LOC25487116 gene encoding probable disease resistance protein At4g27220, with translation MDSIISIAAKISEFTVAPIGQQFGYIIYYKGNLLRVTAAIQNLEGLKDSVQHTVDEARRNGEEIENIVQNWLNKVNYTIAEAKKLIDTEGHAKAQCSMGHFPNLYTRHQLSKKTKKAIQEISDVLEEGKFERISYRTASQVTVTPFGRSYEALDSRTSMLNEIMLVLKDPNIFVIGVYGMGGVGKTTLVKELAWQAENDGSFSAVVMATITDSPDVEKIQGQIADALDLTFNKETKEGRATQLRERITKEKSILVILDDIWGRLDLADLGVPFGNDHKGCKLVVSSRDLNVLNREIGTQKEFRLEVLFEDDSWKLFEKMAGDVVQEFNIKPIAEKVAKCCSGLPLLIVTVAKALRKKHVSAWKDALNELERFDEEGLHKKVYSTLELSYNCLENEELKLLFLFIGSSGVNDVHTGELFSCSWGFGLYKHARTLTDARNRCYKLINDLKASSLLLESEAELVSMHDVVREVAKSIASRLHLFYGVQRYTVLKKWPKIDRLQNLDAIVVPWSYIHELPEKLDCPELKLLVLQTIGDHMKIPDEFFSVMRELKVLELYGMMLTPSPPPSLRLLTNIQSLALTGCVLGDISIVAELKSLEILSLEKSDITDLPKEIGQLANLRMLNLTNCSQLRFIPANLISSLKCLEELYMGNCFIQWNVKGNNDESNNASLEELSNLSHLTTLDIMIQDASVWPMDLQVFEKLERYNIFVGDIWKWSLFMAGGASESSRTLKLMERGSSSIILDHGFNFLLNSAEDMCLARLQCGRDVLSELNTEGFPQLKHLCIQDSAELKFIINSMRWIHTYPAFLSLETLVLQNLFNLEKICHGPIPIQSLTRLKSIEVKGCEKLKHLFWYSLVSDLPQLLEIKISDCKMITEIIAVQTSEANTEINKILFPKLRSLELERLPSLISFCSVPLTAAQCTPLALIDKKVGMPHLELLELSNITSRRLWDDNFPGHSCIQNLRSLTIDKCGSIAYTFSSSVARELVNLQYLGINNCLMLEEIFVSDGNLGSVTSTQKPFSDDEVIFPNLETLEISHVKHLKSVWPNQLAPNSFCKLKQLKIESCHKLSNVFPSYVLDKLQNLERLTISDCPALEVVFEAQGLKADGSRQMRLDMKLRTLTLKNLPSLKHIWNGNPNETFNFQNLCLLKVTECDILNHIFPLSVAKELQHLQGIHIKECGVEIIVAHDEIADTIPMFIFPKLTSLCFRELPQLRSFYRVSHTLDCPVLKDVDVFHCDELPLFKPKALNNRDNVPVDTLPLLSIEKVATNTGELILNCKDVTMLCSGELNDGPIYKVKALRLRCFHDESVKFSTGFLQRFINLKNLKVTCSSFTYIFSSGSEWTGHSETIMKLESLELIKLQNLEFICEENFEVHPVLQDIERLVVNSCSRLKNIFPSSFLFENLQKLVVGHCAGLESIMKPSTARSLQNLKELYIHCCGKIEEIVASDDENDASELIFMKLEFLQLSNLPTLRSFCKGKHGFKFPLLPKLFVINCPMMETFSHGVLNAPKLRAVHVKRQGECHWNGDINTTIRKFAAKKEL